In Dryobates pubescens isolate bDryPub1 chromosome 32, bDryPub1.pri, whole genome shotgun sequence, the following are encoded in one genomic region:
- the BDH1 gene encoding D-beta-hydroxybutyrate dehydrogenase, mitochondrial, whose product MLATKLSRPLQNFAVKTLNFKDPGKGIRPLQRVCVPLLSPCGSRSYASEVDQINTRAVLITGCDSGFGFELAKHLHAKGLIVYAGCLQKDKGEGGSKELDDMKSDRMRTVQLNVCDSKEVDRAVDHVNNSLEDPEKGLWGLVNNAGISTFGEVEFTSMDTYMEVAEVNLWGTVRTTKAFLPLIRRSKGRVVNISSMMGRMGSPARSPYCITKFGVEAFSDCLRYEMQPQGVMVSIVEPGNFIAATNLYSPERIKAIADKMWEELPEIVRKDYGRKYFDEQVSKMETYCNSGSRDTSPVIESVTHALVSTTPYTRYHPMDYYWWLRMQIMTHMPAAISDRLYVY is encoded by the exons ATGTTGGCTACCAAGCTGTCCCGGCCTCTCCAGAACTTTGCTGTGAAAACCCTGAATTTCAAGGACCCAGGGAAGGGCATCAG GCCACTGCAAAGAGTTTGTGTCCCTCTCTTGTCCCCGTGTGGCAGCCGCAGTTATGCGAGTGAAGTTGATCAG atcaacaccagagctgtgcttatAACAGGCTGTGACTCAGGGTTTGGATTTGAATTGGCCAAGCACCTCCATGCCAAAGGTTTAATTGTTTACGCTGGATGCCTGCAAAAG gacaagggggaaggtGGCTCCAAGGAACTGGATGACATGAAGAGTGATCGAATGAGAACTGTACAGCTCAATGTCTGTGACAGCAAAGAAGTGGACCGAGCAGTGGACCACGTGAATAACAGCCTGGAGGACCCAGAGAAAG GGCTCTGGGGGCTGGTCAACAATGCTGGGATCTCCACATTTGGGGAAGTTGAGTTCACCAGCATGGACACCTACATGGAGGTAGCTGAAGTGAACCTGTGGGGGACTGTGAGAACCACCAAGGCTTTTCTCCCACTCATCAGGAGGTCAAAGG GTCGCGTGGTGAACATCAGCAGCATGATGGGGCGGATGGGCAGTCCTGCCCGCTCGCCCTACTGCATCACCAAGTTCGGCGTGGAGGCCTTCTCCGACTGCCTGCGGTACGAGATGCAGCCCCAGGGGGTGATGGTCAGCATCGTGGAGCCCGGCAACTTCATAGCCGCCACCAACCTGTACAGCCCCGAGCGCATCAAGGCCATCGCCGACAAAATGTGGGAGGAGCTGCCCGAGATCGTGCGCAAGGACTACGGCAGGAAGTACTTCGACGAGCAGGTGAGCAAGATGGAGACCTACTGCAACAgcggctccagggacacctcgccCGTCATCGAGAGCGTCACCCACGCCCTCGTCTCCACCACGCCCTACACCCGCTACCACCCCATGGATTACTACTGGTGGCTGCGCATGCAGATCATGACCCACATGCCCGCCGCCATCTCGGACCGCCTCTATGTCTACTGA